The following are encoded in a window of Gossypium raimondii isolate GPD5lz chromosome 13, ASM2569854v1, whole genome shotgun sequence genomic DNA:
- the LOC105784472 gene encoding GDSL esterase/lipase At5g33370, producing MASSASLMVLALLMASIAAIAEARAFFIFGDSLVDSGNNNYLETTARADSPPYGIDYPTGRPTGRFSNGLNIPDLIGKQIGLSESPLPYLSPDFNGKKLLLGANFASAGVGILNDTGVQFVNILRMYRQLELFEEYKRRLSGLLGTRQANRVVNQALVLITVGGNDFVNNYYLVPFSARSRQYSLPDYVRFLISEYRKLLMKLYKAGARRVLVTGTGPLGCVPAELAMRGNNGGCSQELQRAASLYNPQLVQMINGLNDKIGRDVFISANTQKMHNDFVSDPQAFGFTTSEIACCGQGPYNGLGLCTQLSNLCPNRDLYAFWDPFHPSEKANKLIVEQIMTGSNEYMNPTNLSTIIAFDSKI from the exons ATGGCATCTTCAGCTTCATTGATGGTCCTGGCTTTGTTAATGGCGAGCATCGCCGCCATTGCTGAGGCTCGAGCTTTCTTCATTTTTGGTGATTCACTTGTTGACAGTGGCAACAATAACTACCTCGAAACCACGGCTCGTGCTGATTCCCCACCTTACGGCATCGATTATCCGACAGGAAGACCCACCGGCCGTTTCTCTAATGGCCTTAACATCCCAGACCTGATTG GTAAGCAAATTGGATTGTCGGAGTCACCATTGCCATATTTGAGCCCAGATTTTAATGGTAAAAAGCTGCTTCTTGGTGCTAACTTTGCTTCAGCTGGTGTGGGAATCCTTAATGACACTGGAGTTCAATTC GTAAATATACTGAGAATGTATAGACAGTTGGAGTTGTTTGAAGAATACAAGCGAAGATTGTCAGGTTTACTTGGAACAAGGCAAGCTAATCGAGTAGTAAACCAAGCACTTGTCCTTATTACAGTGGGTGGTAATGATTTCGTCAACAACTATTACTTGGTTCCCTTCTCTGCAAGATCTAGACAATACAGTTTGCCTGATTATGTCCGCTTTCTCATTTCCGAATATCGAAAACTCTTGATG AAGCTATACAAAGCAGGAGCACGAAGGGTTCTAGTGACAGGCACAGGACCATTGGGTTGTGTTCCAGCAGAACTTGCAATGAGGGGCAACAATGGAGGATGCTCACAAGAACTGCAACGCGCTGCTTCCTTGTACAATCCACAACTTGTTCAGATGATTAATGGACTCAATGATAAAATTGGCAGAGATGTCTTCATCAGTGCAAATACTCAAAAAATGCACAATGATTTCGTTAGTGACCCTCAAGCCTTTG GATTTACAACATCAGAGATAGCCTGTTGCGGACAAGGACCTTACAATGGACTGGGTTTATGTACTCAATTGTCGAATTTATGTCCGAACAGAGATCTATATGCGTTTTGGGATCCATTTCATCCATCGGAGAAAGCTAACAAATTGATCGTAGAACAGATAATGACAGGGTCTAATGAATACATGAATCCTACGAATCTCAGCACTATCATAGCTTTTGATTCCAAGATCTGA